The following are encoded in a window of Manihot esculenta cultivar AM560-2 chromosome 8, M.esculenta_v8, whole genome shotgun sequence genomic DNA:
- the LOC110620242 gene encoding ABC transporter G family member 22 isoform X1: protein MEKTSVSSLARTKSDHLVETMAAAFKSPLTSEVAGGVSEGSGTLSRRSSKRLMMAASPGRGGVGGKNTHIRKSRSAQMRFDLDDLSSGAALSRASSASLGLSFSFTGFAVPQDEIADSKPFSDDDIPEDLEAGTRKPKFQTEPTLPIYLKFTDVSYKVIIKGMHSIEKDILNGITGSVNPGQVLALMGPSGSGKTTLLNLLSGRLNQPTVGGSITYNDQPYSKFLKSRIGFVTQDDVLFPHLTVKETLTYAARLRLPKTLTKEQKGKRAIDVIYELGLERCQDTMIGGSFVRGVSGGERKRVCIGNEIIINPSVLFLDEPTSGLDSTTALRIVQMLQDIAEAGKTVVTTIHQPSSRLFHKFDKLILLGKGSLLYFGQASEAISYFSSIGCNPLIAMNPAEFLLDLANGNLNDVSVPSELEDKVQIEDSRNETRNEKPCPENVHEYLVEAYETRVAENEKKKLMIPIPLDEEVKLKVSSPKRQWGASWWEQYTILFCRGIKERRHDYFSWLRITQVLATAIILGLLWWQSDSSSPKGLQDQAGLLFFIAVFWGFFPVFTAIFTFPQERAMLNKERAADMYRLSAYFVARTTSDLPLDLILPVLFLVVVYFMAGLRMSAGPFFLTLLTVFLCIVAAQQGLGLAIGATLMDLKKATTLASVTVMTFMLAGGYFVKKVPIFVAWIRYMSFNYHTYKLLLKVQYEHMLPPNKGMRIDNGLREVSALVAMAFGYRLLAYISLRKMKLNWGT, encoded by the exons ATGGAGAAAACAAGCGTTTCAAGTTTGGCGAGAACAAAATCCGACCATTTGGTGGAGACAATGGCAGCGGCCTTTAAATCTCCGCTGACGAGTGAGGTGGCTGGAGGAGTGTCAGAAGGCAGTGGGACCCTGTCGAGAAGGTCCAGCAAACGGCTGATGATGGCGGCCTCACCTGGACGCGGCGGTGTAGGTGGCAAGAACACGCATATAAGAAAGTCAAGGAGTGCACAAATGAGGTTTGACTTAGATGACCTCAGCAGCGGTGCAGCTTTGAGCAGAGCCTCTAGTGCCAGCTTGGGCTTGTCTTTCTCCTTCACCGGCTTCGCGGTGCCGCAAGATGAGATCGCCGATTCGAAGCCGTTTAGCGATGATGATATAC CTGAGGATCTTGAAGCCGGGACTCGAAAACCGAAGTTTCAAACGGAACCCACGTTGCCAATTTATCTCAAG TTCACAGATGTGAGTTACAAGGTGATCATCAAGGGGATGCATTCGATCGAGAAGGATATTTTGAATGGAATCACTGGTTCAGTGAATCCAGGGCAAGTCTTGGCACTTATGGGACCTTCAGGAAGTGGAAAGACAACACTCTTGAATCTGCTCAGCGGCAGGTTAAATCAGCCCACTGTTGGTGGTTCAATTACTTACAATGATCAGCCATATTCCAAGTTTCTCAAGAGTAG GATAGGATTTGTGACTCAGGATGATGTTTTGTTTCCTCACCTTACAGTGAAAGAAACGCTAACATATGCAGCTCGGCTTCGATTGCCGAAGACATTGACTAAAGAACAGAAGGGAAAAAGAGCCATAGATGTCATCTATGAACTAGGCTTAGAAAG GTGTCAAGACACTATGATCGGAGGCTCATTCGTCCGGGGGGTCTCAGGTGGCGAAAGGAAAAGAGTTTGTATTGGAAATGAGATTATAATAAACCCTTCTGTCTTGTTTCTTGATGAACCAACCTCTGGCTTGGATTCCACAACAGCTTTAAGGATAGTTCAAATGTTGCAGGACATAGCAGAG GCAGGGAAAACAGTGGTAACTACAATCCACCAGCCATCAAGTAGACTGTTTCACAAGTTTGACAAGTTGATCCTTCTTGGGAAAGGAAGCTTGCTGTATTTCGGACAAGCATCAGAAGCAATATCCTACTTCTCATCTATCGGTTGTAATCCTCTCATTGCCATGAACCCGGCCGAGTTCTTGCTAGACCTTGCAAATGGAAACCTGAATGATGTTTCTGTACCATCAGAATTGGAGGATAAAGTGCAAATCGAGGACTCGCGCAACGAAACAAGAAATGAGAAGCCATGTCCTGAAAATGTACATGAG TATCTAGTGGAAGCGTATGAAACACGAGTCGCAGAAAACGAGAAGAAGAAACTTATGATTCCTATACCTCTTGATGAGGAAGTGAAGCTGAAAGTGTCTTCTCCTAAGAGACAATGGGGAGCAAGCTGGTGGGAACAATATACAATACTGTTCTGTAGAGGAATCAAAGAACGTAGGCATGATTATTTTAGCTGGTTGAGGATAACTCAAGTTCTTGCCACTGCAATTATCTTAGGACTCCTTTGGTGGCAATCAGATAGTAGCAGTCCCAAAGGCCTGCAAGATCAG GCAGGGCTGCTTTTCTTCATTGCTGTTTTCTGGGGATTTTTTCCTGTCTTCACCGCCATCTTTACATTTCCTCAGGAAAGAGCTATGCTAAATAAAGAACGTGCAGCAGACATGTATAGGCTGAGTGCTTATTTCGTGGCAAGAACTACAAGTGATCTTCCACTTGATCTGATACTGCCAGTGCTTTTCCTTGTAGTTGTGTATTTCATGGCAGGCTTGAGAATGAGTGCTGGCCCATTTTTTCTTACCCTTCTCACAGTCTTCCTCTGTATTGTTGCGGCTCAG CAGGGGCTCGGACTAGCTATCGGAGCTACATTAATGGACCTAAAGAAAGCTACAACACTGGCTTCTGTAACTGTGATGACCTTTATGCTGGCTGGAGGATACTTTGTAAAG AAAGTTCCAATATTTGTTGCTTGGATTCGTTACATGTCTTTCAACTACCACACTTACAAGCTTCTTCTGAAGGTGCAATATGAGCACATGTTGCCTCCCAACAAAGGAATGAGAATAGACAATGGTTTAAGGGAGGTTAGTGCCTTGGTGGCTATGGCTTTTGGCTACCGTCTGTTGGCTTACATTTCTTTGCGGAAGATGAAGCTTAACTGGGGAACCTAG
- the LOC110621384 gene encoding calcium-dependent protein kinase 20 isoform X2 codes for MGNTCVGPQNGFLQSVTAAVWRTQPPNRLPAPSKEENSEKDDESKKSEGSKKGSDKDNASSQSVPPETVVIPNGTPPKVLDSEKSIKPEMRDAGVHKPPEEPKPKKKPSNVKRSSSAGLQADSVLGRKTGNLKEIYSLGRKLGQGQFGTTYLCIEKATGREFACKSIAKRKLTVDDDVEDVRREIRIMHHLEGHPNVIKIFDAYEDAVAVHVLMELCAGGELFDRIIQKGHYTERKAAELARVIVGVVEACHSLGVMHRDLKPENFLFVDHEEDAPLKTIDFGLSIFFRPGETFSDVVGSPYYVAPEVLQKHYGPECDVWSVGVIIYILLSGVPPFWDETEQGIFEQVLRGELDFLSEPWPSVSESAKDLVRRMLARDPKKRLTAHQVLRHPWVQVDGVAPDKPLDSAVLSRLKQFSAMNKLKRIAIRVIAESLSEEEIAGLKEMFKMIDADNSGHITLEELKNGLERVGANLKDSEVAGLMQAAPMTSQMTVLDLTTLVVPLTLRTFLPIKVIFVKNFRQILTTAVP; via the exons ATGGGGAACACATGTGTAGGACCACAGAATGGATTTTTACAATCTGTTACTGCTGCTGTTTGGCGTACGCAGCCACCGAATAGGCTGCCGGCTCCTTCCAAAGAGGAAAACAGCGAAAAAGATGATGAATCAAAAAAATCTGAGGGTTCTAAGAAAGGATCGGACAAAGACAATGCCTCAAGTCAAAGTGTCCCACCTGAAACTGTTGTGATCCCAAATGGAACACCACCTAAAGTGTTGGACAGTGAAAAATCGATTAAGCCGGAGATGAGGGATGCAGGGGTCCATAAGCCTCCGGAGGAACCGAAGCCCAAGAAGAAACCCAGTAATGTGAAGAGAAGTTCGAGTGCTGGGCTTCAAGCGGACTCTGTGTTAGGAAGGAAAACTGGGAATCTGAAGGAGATTTATAGCTTGGGGAGGAAGCTTGGACAAGGGCAATTTGGGACAACATATCTCTGTATCGAGAAGGCAACTGGGAGAGAGTTTGCTTGCAAATCAATTGCAAAGAGGAAGTTGACTGTGGACGATGATGTTGAGGATGTTAGGAGGGAAATTCGGATAATGCACCATTTGGAGGGTCACCCCAATGTGATAAAGATTTTTGATGCTTATGAGGATGCTGTCGCAGTTCATGTTCTTATGGAACTTTGTGCTGGCGGGGAACTTTTTGATAGAATTATTCAGAAAGGGCATTATACTGAGAGAAAGGCTGCTGAGCTGGCAAGGGTGATCGTTGGCGTTGTCGAAGCATGCCATTCTTTAGGTGTTATGCACCGGGACTTGAAGCCTGAGAATTTTTTGTTTGTCGATCACGAAGAGGATGCACCGCTTAAAACAATAGACTTTGGGCTCTCAATTTTCTTCAGGCCAG GCGAAACTTTCTCTGATGTAGTTGGAAGCCCCTACTATGTAGCCCCAGAAGTATTGCAAAAACATTATGGTCCAGAATGTGATGTTTGGAGTGTTGGGGTTATCATTTATATTTTGTTAAGTGGTGTTCCCCCATTTTGGGATG AAACGGAACAAGGAATATTTGAACAGGTTTTAAGAGGTGAACTAGACTTCTTATCAGAACCATGGCCTAGTGTATCTGAAAGTGCAAAAGATCTGGTCAGAAGAATGCTTGCGAGGGACCCTAAAAAGCGATTGACGGCCCATCAAGTTCTCC GCCACCCTTGGGTTCAGGTGGATGGTGTTGCCCCTGATAAACCTCTTGATTCTGCAGTTCTTAGTCGCCTGAAGCAATTCTCAGCCATGAACAAACTCAAGAGAATTGCTATTCGA GTCATAGCTGAAAGCCTGTCTGAAGAAGAAATTGCAGGTCTAAAAGAAATGTTCAAGATGATAGATGCTGACAATAGTGGACATATTACTCTTGAGGAACTGAAGAATGGATTAGAACGAGTGGGAGCTAATCTCAAGGACTCTGAGGTTGCTGGGTTGATGCAAGCA GCACCTATGACCTCCCAAATGACAGTCTTGGATTTGACAACATTGGTAGTTCCTCTCACCCTTCGAACTTTTCTTCCAATAAAGGTTATCTTTGTTAAAAATTTCAGGCAGATATTGACAACAGCGGTACCATAG
- the LOC110621384 gene encoding calcium-dependent protein kinase 20 isoform X1, whose protein sequence is MGNTCVGPQNGFLQSVTAAVWRTQPPNRLPAPSKEENSEKDDESKKSEGSKKGSDKDNASSQSVPPETVVIPNGTPPKVLDSEKSIKPEMRDAGVHKPPEEPKPKKKPSNVKRSSSAGLQADSVLGRKTGNLKEIYSLGRKLGQGQFGTTYLCIEKATGREFACKSIAKRKLTVDDDVEDVRREIRIMHHLEGHPNVIKIFDAYEDAVAVHVLMELCAGGELFDRIIQKGHYTERKAAELARVIVGVVEACHSLGVMHRDLKPENFLFVDHEEDAPLKTIDFGLSIFFRPGETFSDVVGSPYYVAPEVLQKHYGPECDVWSVGVIIYILLSGVPPFWDETEQGIFEQVLRGELDFLSEPWPSVSESAKDLVRRMLARDPKKRLTAHQVLRHPWVQVDGVAPDKPLDSAVLSRLKQFSAMNKLKRIAIRVIAESLSEEEIAGLKEMFKMIDADNSGHITLEELKNGLERVGANLKDSEVAGLMQAADIDNSGTIDYSEFIAAMLHINKIEKEDHLFAAFSYFDKDGSGYITQDELQQACDQFGLGDVHLGDLIREIDKDNDGRIDYNEFVDMMQDTRWKT, encoded by the exons ATGGGGAACACATGTGTAGGACCACAGAATGGATTTTTACAATCTGTTACTGCTGCTGTTTGGCGTACGCAGCCACCGAATAGGCTGCCGGCTCCTTCCAAAGAGGAAAACAGCGAAAAAGATGATGAATCAAAAAAATCTGAGGGTTCTAAGAAAGGATCGGACAAAGACAATGCCTCAAGTCAAAGTGTCCCACCTGAAACTGTTGTGATCCCAAATGGAACACCACCTAAAGTGTTGGACAGTGAAAAATCGATTAAGCCGGAGATGAGGGATGCAGGGGTCCATAAGCCTCCGGAGGAACCGAAGCCCAAGAAGAAACCCAGTAATGTGAAGAGAAGTTCGAGTGCTGGGCTTCAAGCGGACTCTGTGTTAGGAAGGAAAACTGGGAATCTGAAGGAGATTTATAGCTTGGGGAGGAAGCTTGGACAAGGGCAATTTGGGACAACATATCTCTGTATCGAGAAGGCAACTGGGAGAGAGTTTGCTTGCAAATCAATTGCAAAGAGGAAGTTGACTGTGGACGATGATGTTGAGGATGTTAGGAGGGAAATTCGGATAATGCACCATTTGGAGGGTCACCCCAATGTGATAAAGATTTTTGATGCTTATGAGGATGCTGTCGCAGTTCATGTTCTTATGGAACTTTGTGCTGGCGGGGAACTTTTTGATAGAATTATTCAGAAAGGGCATTATACTGAGAGAAAGGCTGCTGAGCTGGCAAGGGTGATCGTTGGCGTTGTCGAAGCATGCCATTCTTTAGGTGTTATGCACCGGGACTTGAAGCCTGAGAATTTTTTGTTTGTCGATCACGAAGAGGATGCACCGCTTAAAACAATAGACTTTGGGCTCTCAATTTTCTTCAGGCCAG GCGAAACTTTCTCTGATGTAGTTGGAAGCCCCTACTATGTAGCCCCAGAAGTATTGCAAAAACATTATGGTCCAGAATGTGATGTTTGGAGTGTTGGGGTTATCATTTATATTTTGTTAAGTGGTGTTCCCCCATTTTGGGATG AAACGGAACAAGGAATATTTGAACAGGTTTTAAGAGGTGAACTAGACTTCTTATCAGAACCATGGCCTAGTGTATCTGAAAGTGCAAAAGATCTGGTCAGAAGAATGCTTGCGAGGGACCCTAAAAAGCGATTGACGGCCCATCAAGTTCTCC GCCACCCTTGGGTTCAGGTGGATGGTGTTGCCCCTGATAAACCTCTTGATTCTGCAGTTCTTAGTCGCCTGAAGCAATTCTCAGCCATGAACAAACTCAAGAGAATTGCTATTCGA GTCATAGCTGAAAGCCTGTCTGAAGAAGAAATTGCAGGTCTAAAAGAAATGTTCAAGATGATAGATGCTGACAATAGTGGACATATTACTCTTGAGGAACTGAAGAATGGATTAGAACGAGTGGGAGCTAATCTCAAGGACTCTGAGGTTGCTGGGTTGATGCAAGCA GCAGATATTGACAACAGCGGTACCATAGACTACAGTGAATTCATAGCAGCAATGCTTCATATAAACAAGATTGAAAAGGAAGATCATCTATTTGCAGCCTTCTCATACTTTGATAAAGATGGGAGTGGGTACATCACTCAAGATGAGCTCCAACAGGCTTGTGACCAATTTGGCTTGGGAGATGTTCACCTGGGAGATCTAATACGTGAAATTGACAAAGATAAT GATGGACGCATTGATTACAATGAATTTGTGGATATGATGCAAGACACTCGCTGGAAGACCTGA
- the LOC110620242 gene encoding ABC transporter G family member 22 isoform X2 — protein MEKTSVSSLARTKSDHLVETMAAAFKSPLTSEVAGGVSEGSGTLSRRSSKRLMMAASPGRGGVGGKNTHIRKSRSAQMRFDLDDLSSGAALSRASSASLGLSFSFTGFAVPQDEIADSKPFSDDDIPEDLEAGTRKPKFQTEPTLPIYLKFTDVSYKVIIKGMHSIEKDILNGITGSVNPGQVLALMGPSGSGKTTLLNLLSGRLNQPTVGGSITYNDQPYSKFLKSRIGFVTQDDVLFPHLTVKETLTYAARLRLPKTLTKEQKGKRAIDVIYELGLERCQDTMIGGSFVRGVSGGERKRVCIGNEIIINPSVLFLDEPTSGLDSTTALRIVQMLQDIAEAGKTVVTTIHQPSSRLFHKFDKLILLGKGSLLYFGQASEAISYFSSIGCNPLIAMNPAEFLLDLANGNLNDVSVPSELEDKVQIEDSRNETRNEKPCPENVHEYLVEAYETRVAENEKKKLMIPIPLDEEVKLKVSSPKRQWGASWWEQYTILFCRGIKERRHDYFSWLRITQVLATAIILGLLWWQSDSSSPKGLQDQAGLLFFIAVFWGFFPVFTAIFTFPQERAMLNKERAADMYRLSAYFVARTTSDLPLDLILPVLFLVVVYFMAGLRMSAGPFFLTLLTVFLCIVAAQGLGLAIGATLMDLKKATTLASVTVMTFMLAGGYFVKKVPIFVAWIRYMSFNYHTYKLLLKVQYEHMLPPNKGMRIDNGLREVSALVAMAFGYRLLAYISLRKMKLNWGT, from the exons ATGGAGAAAACAAGCGTTTCAAGTTTGGCGAGAACAAAATCCGACCATTTGGTGGAGACAATGGCAGCGGCCTTTAAATCTCCGCTGACGAGTGAGGTGGCTGGAGGAGTGTCAGAAGGCAGTGGGACCCTGTCGAGAAGGTCCAGCAAACGGCTGATGATGGCGGCCTCACCTGGACGCGGCGGTGTAGGTGGCAAGAACACGCATATAAGAAAGTCAAGGAGTGCACAAATGAGGTTTGACTTAGATGACCTCAGCAGCGGTGCAGCTTTGAGCAGAGCCTCTAGTGCCAGCTTGGGCTTGTCTTTCTCCTTCACCGGCTTCGCGGTGCCGCAAGATGAGATCGCCGATTCGAAGCCGTTTAGCGATGATGATATAC CTGAGGATCTTGAAGCCGGGACTCGAAAACCGAAGTTTCAAACGGAACCCACGTTGCCAATTTATCTCAAG TTCACAGATGTGAGTTACAAGGTGATCATCAAGGGGATGCATTCGATCGAGAAGGATATTTTGAATGGAATCACTGGTTCAGTGAATCCAGGGCAAGTCTTGGCACTTATGGGACCTTCAGGAAGTGGAAAGACAACACTCTTGAATCTGCTCAGCGGCAGGTTAAATCAGCCCACTGTTGGTGGTTCAATTACTTACAATGATCAGCCATATTCCAAGTTTCTCAAGAGTAG GATAGGATTTGTGACTCAGGATGATGTTTTGTTTCCTCACCTTACAGTGAAAGAAACGCTAACATATGCAGCTCGGCTTCGATTGCCGAAGACATTGACTAAAGAACAGAAGGGAAAAAGAGCCATAGATGTCATCTATGAACTAGGCTTAGAAAG GTGTCAAGACACTATGATCGGAGGCTCATTCGTCCGGGGGGTCTCAGGTGGCGAAAGGAAAAGAGTTTGTATTGGAAATGAGATTATAATAAACCCTTCTGTCTTGTTTCTTGATGAACCAACCTCTGGCTTGGATTCCACAACAGCTTTAAGGATAGTTCAAATGTTGCAGGACATAGCAGAG GCAGGGAAAACAGTGGTAACTACAATCCACCAGCCATCAAGTAGACTGTTTCACAAGTTTGACAAGTTGATCCTTCTTGGGAAAGGAAGCTTGCTGTATTTCGGACAAGCATCAGAAGCAATATCCTACTTCTCATCTATCGGTTGTAATCCTCTCATTGCCATGAACCCGGCCGAGTTCTTGCTAGACCTTGCAAATGGAAACCTGAATGATGTTTCTGTACCATCAGAATTGGAGGATAAAGTGCAAATCGAGGACTCGCGCAACGAAACAAGAAATGAGAAGCCATGTCCTGAAAATGTACATGAG TATCTAGTGGAAGCGTATGAAACACGAGTCGCAGAAAACGAGAAGAAGAAACTTATGATTCCTATACCTCTTGATGAGGAAGTGAAGCTGAAAGTGTCTTCTCCTAAGAGACAATGGGGAGCAAGCTGGTGGGAACAATATACAATACTGTTCTGTAGAGGAATCAAAGAACGTAGGCATGATTATTTTAGCTGGTTGAGGATAACTCAAGTTCTTGCCACTGCAATTATCTTAGGACTCCTTTGGTGGCAATCAGATAGTAGCAGTCCCAAAGGCCTGCAAGATCAG GCAGGGCTGCTTTTCTTCATTGCTGTTTTCTGGGGATTTTTTCCTGTCTTCACCGCCATCTTTACATTTCCTCAGGAAAGAGCTATGCTAAATAAAGAACGTGCAGCAGACATGTATAGGCTGAGTGCTTATTTCGTGGCAAGAACTACAAGTGATCTTCCACTTGATCTGATACTGCCAGTGCTTTTCCTTGTAGTTGTGTATTTCATGGCAGGCTTGAGAATGAGTGCTGGCCCATTTTTTCTTACCCTTCTCACAGTCTTCCTCTGTATTGTTGCGGCTCAG GGGCTCGGACTAGCTATCGGAGCTACATTAATGGACCTAAAGAAAGCTACAACACTGGCTTCTGTAACTGTGATGACCTTTATGCTGGCTGGAGGATACTTTGTAAAG AAAGTTCCAATATTTGTTGCTTGGATTCGTTACATGTCTTTCAACTACCACACTTACAAGCTTCTTCTGAAGGTGCAATATGAGCACATGTTGCCTCCCAACAAAGGAATGAGAATAGACAATGGTTTAAGGGAGGTTAGTGCCTTGGTGGCTATGGCTTTTGGCTACCGTCTGTTGGCTTACATTTCTTTGCGGAAGATGAAGCTTAACTGGGGAACCTAG
- the LOC110620243 gene encoding prolycopene isomerase, chloroplastic: protein MSSGLSSTVQLCSFRPRSQNCRFGSVSFNSHGLNKYNSVPSFDSDKKLGKVNSGFCQLKKDFVLSAKQGLTVDKEVDVEGNGGVSKERSNFDAIVIGSGIGGLVAATQLAVKGARVLVLEKYVIPGGSSGYYQRDGYTFDVGSSVMFGFSDKGNLNLITQALAAVGCKMEVIPDPTTVHFHLPNNLSVRVHREYGDFISELISRFPHEKEGILKFYGDCWKIFNALNSLELKSLEEPIYLFGQFFQKPLECLTLAYYLPQNAGDIARKYIKDPELLSFIDAECFIVSTVNALQTPMINASMVLCDRHFGGINYPVGGVGGIAKSLASGLIDQGSEILYKANVTNIILEHGKAVGVRLSDGREFFAKTIISNATRWDTFGKLLKGEKIPEEEENFQKVYVKAPSFLSIHMGVKAEVLPPDTDCHHFVLEDDWARLEGPYSSIFLSIPTVLDSSLAPEGHHILHIFTTSSIEDWEGLPLKDYEAKKELVANEIISRLEKKLFPGLRSSIYFMEVGSPKTHRRYLARDKGTYGPMPRGTPKGLLGMPFNTTAVDGLYCVGDSCFPGQGVIAVAFSGVMCAHRVAADIGLEKKSPVLDAALLRLLGWLRTLA, encoded by the exons ATGAGTTCAGGACTCAGCAGTACTGTACAGTTGTGTAGTTTCAGACCCAGGAGCCAGAATTGTAGATTTGGCTCTGTTTCTTTCAATTCTCACGGtctcaataaatataattccGTACCCAGTTTCGATAGTGATAAGAAACTTGGCAAAGTGAATTCGGGTTTTTGCCAGTTGAAGAAAGATTTTGTTTTGAGCGCAAAGCAAGGTTTGACTGTAGATAAAGAGGTGGATGTAGAAGGAAATGGAGGAGTCAGCAAAGAAAGGAGCAACTTTGATGCCATTGTTATTGGGTCTGGAATTGGTGGGTTGGTTGCTGCTACACAGCTGGCGGTGAAGGGAGCTAGGGTTTTGGTTTTGGAGAAGTACGTGATTCCTGGCGGTAGCTCTGGCTATTACCAGAGGGATGGTTATACATTCGATGTTGGGTCTTCTGTGATGTTTGGTTTCAGTGATAAG GGAAACCTGAATTTGATAACACAAGCATTGGCAGCAGTTGGTTGTAAGATGGAGGTGATTCCTGATCCAACCACTGTCCATTTTCATCTGCCAAATAATCTTTCTGTTCGAGTTCATAGAGAGTATGGTGACTTCATCTCAGAACTTATTTCTAGATTCCCTCATGAAAAGGAGGGGATCCTCAAATTCTATGGTGACTGTTGGAAG ATATTCAATGCCTTAAACTCATTGGAATTGAAGTCACTGGAGGAGCCAATTTACTTGTTTGGACAATTCTTTCAGAAGCCCCTTGAATGTTTGACACTGG CTTACTATCTTCCTCAAAATGCTGGAGACATAGCTCGAAAGTACATAAAGGATCCTGAGTTATTGTCTTTTATCGATGCAGAG TGTTTTATAGTGAGCACAGTTAATGCATTGCAGACACCAATGATTAATGCAAGCATG GTTCTATGTGATAGGCATTTTGGAGGGATTAACTACCCTGTTGGTGGTGTTGGTGGTATTGCTAAGTCGTTGGCTAGTGGTCTGATCGACCAAGGGAGTGAGATTTTATACAAGGCAAATGTGACTAACATCATACTAGAGCATGGAAAAGCT GTTGGAGTGAGGCTGTCAGATGGAAGAGAGTTCTTTGCCAAAACCATAATATCCAATGCCACCAGATGGGATACCTTTG GAAAGTTGTTAAAAGGAGAAAAGattccagaagaagaagaaaatttcCAAAAAGTTTATGTTAAGGCTCCATCTTTTCTTTCTATTCACATGGGTGTTAAAGCTGAGGTTCTGCCACCAGATACAGATTGCCATCATTTTGTGCTTGAG GATGACTGGGCAAGATTAGAGGGCCCTTATAGCAGTATATTTTTAAGCATTCCAACTGTTCTTGATTCATCGCTAGCTCCTGAGGGGCACCATATTCTTCACATATTTACAACTTCTTCCATAGAAGACTGGGAG GGACTCCCGCTTAAGGACTACGAGGCAAAGAAGGAGCTTGTGGCAAATGAGATAATAAGCAGATTGGAGAAGAAACTGTTTCCAGGGCTCAGATcatctatttattttatggaG GTGGGGTCACCAAAGACACACAGACGATACCTAGCTCGTGATAAAGGCACCTATGGACCAATGCCACGTGGAACTCCTAAAGGCTTGCTTGGAATGCCATTCAATACAACA GCTGTAGATGGTCTTTACTGTGTTGGCGATAGCTGCTTTCCTGGACAGGGTGTGATAGCTGTAGCCTTTTCCGGAGTCATGTGTGCTCACCGAGTAGCTGCTGACATTG gACTGGAGAAAAAATCCCCTGTATTGGATGCTGCTCTCCTTCGACTTCTCGGCTGGTTAAGGACATTGGCATGA